The genomic region TGAAGCAGATCATCGACGCGCTCGGCGAGGTCCCCGCGGGCACGCCCCTCGGCGTGTGCTTCCCCGCCGCCATCGTCCACGGGACGACCATGTCGGCCGCCAACGTCTCCCCCAGCTGGATCGGCCTCGAGGCGGAGAAGCTGTTCGAGGAGCGCCTGGGCCTCGAGATCACGTTCGTCAACGACGCGGATGCGGCCGGCTACGCGGAGGCCCGCTACGGCGCGGCCAAGGACGTGCGCGGCCTCGTCATCATGACCACGCTCGGCACGGGGATCGGCACGGCCCTCATCCACGACGGCGTCCTGATCCCGAACGCCGAGCTCGGCCACATGGACGTCGCGGGCCGTCGCGACTTCGAGCGCCGTGCGTCGTACGCGGCCAAGGAGCGCGCCCACCTCAACTGGAAGCGCTGGGCCGCGCGGCTGCAGGTCTACTACGGCCAGCTCGAGAAGCTGATGTGGCCGGAGCTCTTCATCGTCGGCGGCGGGGTGTCCAAGAACCACAAGCACTTCCTGCCGCTGCTGCGACTGCGCACCCCGATCGTGCCCGCGGAGCTGCGGAACAACGCGGGCATCATGGGCGCCGCGGCAC from Clavibacter michiganensis subsp. insidiosus harbors:
- the ppgK gene encoding polyphosphate--glucose phosphotransferase → MSDDATTAIGIDIGGTGIKGAIVDVATGELRSERVKLPTPQGGEPDDIVATVKQIIDALGEVPAGTPLGVCFPAAIVHGTTMSAANVSPSWIGLEAEKLFEERLGLEITFVNDADAAGYAEARYGAAKDVRGLVIMTTLGTGIGTALIHDGVLIPNAELGHMDVAGRRDFERRASYAAKERAHLNWKRWAARLQVYYGQLEKLMWPELFIVGGGVSKNHKHFLPLLRLRTPIVPAELRNNAGIMGAAALAAHAVGASTHAPAADLVDKTKPED